Genomic window (Terriglobales bacterium):
CTGGTGGATGTCGGGCATGGCGATGGCGTACTTCACCACTCCGGGCAGGGTGGCGGTGTTCACCAGTTGCTCCGTCGACTTGTCGCCCAGCGCGTCTTCCAGCAGCGCTTCGTCGGCATACAGCCGCGCGGGCGCGCGCATGTCCTCGCGGTACGACTGCGGGATCTCCCATACGTTCTGCGCCACGCGCACGAAATCAGACTTCTGCGGCATTTCTCCTTTGCCCTCTTACCTTTGCCCTTTGCCTTCCTTACACGTCCACCACAACAGTTACCTCGAACCCGTCCTTGCTTTCAGTGATCCGCAACTCGTGGAAGGTCACCGCCTTGATGGGATTGACGTCGGACGCCTGTCGCGCTCGACCCTCCACGCGCGCCCGCAACCGGGTATCGAAAATCTCAATGACCTTAAAGCGATTGTATGCCTCGCACTCGGTCTCCTGCAGGTAGAGCAGTTCGTTCAACCAGTTGACCAGCAGCGTCTCCCGATCTACACCTTCTACCGAGACCTCGTGCGAAACGGTTGGCTCGAACTCCGGCGCTGCGCCCCGCGGCCAGCACACCACCCGGGCTGCGTTCACGAACAAATCCGCCAGTGTCCCGCCGCGTATGCGGAACGCCCAGTCCGCCGTGTGTTCGACTTCTTCGTAGGGCTGCATGAAGCTCTCGTCCAAGCTTTGCCGGAGTAAAGGGAATACTGGGAAGTCCCTCGAAGGAACGACCTATCCTAGCTCAGCCGTTTCAACGTTAGGTGGGCCAGATGCAGAAGGGGAAGCAGGTGTGGACGACGCCGGATCCTACTTAATCCGCCGTTTCCGCCACCGCTCCTGCGTGCGCGTGCCGCACCGGCAACCATGCCCGCACGATCACGTACAGCACCGGGATGATAAACAGGTTGAGGAAGGTGGAAACGATCATCCCGCCGGCCACGGTGGTTCCCACCGAATGCCGTCCCGCCGAGCCCGCGCCCGAGGCGAACACCAGCGGCATCACTCCCATGATGGTGGCCACCGACGTCATCAGGATGGGCCGCAGCCGCAGCCGTGCCGCTCCCGCCGCCGCTTCCATCAGCGGCACCCCGCGCGCCTGCAACTGCTCGGCAAACTCCACGATCAGGATGGCGTTCTTGCTCGCCAATCCGATCAGCATCACCAGTCCCACCTGGCAGTAGACGTCGTTCTGCAGCCCGCGCATCCACTGCGCTCCCAGCGCTCCCAGGATGGCCATCGGCACCGAAAGCAGGATGATGAAGGGCAGCACGAAGCTCTCATATTGCGCGGATAACGTCAGGTAGACCACTAGCAGTCCCAGGGCGAACAACAGCAGCGACTGCCCTCCGGACTCGATCTCTTCCAGCGCCAGCCCCGTCCACTCGTAGGAATACCCCGAGGGCAGCGATTCGCGCGCCACTTCTTCCATGGCTGCGATCGCCTGCCCGGAACTGTATCCCGGCGCCGCGCTGCCGTTGATCTCCGCCGTGCGGAACAGGTTGTAGTGGCTCACGATGCTGGCCGTGGTGGTTTCTTTCACCGTCACCAGGCTGTCCAGCGGCACCATCTGGCCGGTCTCGGCGCGCACGTAGAACTGCCTGAGGTCGCGCGGCTGCGAGCGGAATTGCTTGTCCGCCTGCACGTACACCCGGTACGACCGGTTGTTGAAGTCGAAGTCGTTCACGTACTGGGAACCCATGTAGACCTGCAGCGCCGACGTGATCTCCGTGAACGGTACTCCCAGGCTCTTGGCCCTTTCCCGGTCAATCTCCACCAGGAATTGTGGATCGCGCGCGCTGAACGTGGTGAACAGGCCCTGCAGTTCGGGCCGCGTGCTGGCCTTGCGGATCAGTCCGCGCAGAGCGTTCTCCATCTCCTCCATGGTTCCCGCGCCGGTCTGCTGCAACTGAAACTGGAATCCGCCATACGCTCCCAGTCCCTCAATGGCCGGCGGGCCGAAAGGCACCACGCTCGCCTCTCGGATCCCGGCCAGCGGCCCGCGCACGGCATTCACCACCTCCCCCAGCGAATGGCCTTCTCCCTTCCGTTCCTCGATGTCCTTCATGTTCATGAAGATCATCGCCCGGTTCGGCGCCGCCCCGCTGAAGCTCCAGCCCGGCACCGAGAACACGCCGGTCACATCCGGATTCTGCAGCAGCACCTTGCTCGCCTGGTGCGAGACCGCGGTGGTGTACTCCAGCGACGCCCCTTCCGGGGCCTGCACCAGCACCATGAACCAGCCCTGGTCCTCGTCGGGGACGAAGCTGGTCGGCACCGCCTGGTACACGCCGTAGGCCGCTGCCAGTCCGATCAGGAACACCACCACCACCAGCGCGCGCTTCCGCTCCAGCACCGGAATCAGGTTGCTGTAGGCCTCGGTGGCCCGCGCCAGTCCGCTGTTGAAAGCGTGCAGCAGCGGATTCCTGGAACCGTGGTAGCGCCGCAGAAGCAGCGCCGCCAGCGCCGGCGAAAGCGTGAGTGCATTGAACGCCGAGAGCGCGATGGAGAACGCGATGGTCAGCGCGAACTGCTGGTACAGCCGCCCCGTCGTTCCTGGAAAGAATCCCACCGGCACGAACACCGCGACCAGCACCAGCGAGGTCGCGATCACCGCTCCGGTCACTTCGCCCATGGCCACTTGCGTGGCTCGCCGCGCATCGGCCATCCCTTCCTGGATGTGGCGCTCCACGTTCTCGATCACCACGATGGCGTCGTCTACCACCAGGCCCGTGGCCAGCGTGATGCCGAACAGGGTCAGCGTGTTGATGGAAAACCCGAACAGCTTGGCGAAGGCGAACGTGCCGATCAGCGATACCGGAATCGTCACTGCCGGAATCAGCGTGCTCCGCCACGTCTGCAGGAAGAGGAAGATCACCAGAATGACGATGACCACCGCTTCCAGCAGAGTCTTCAGCACTTCGCGGATGGACTCGCCCACCGCCGCGGTAGTGTCAAAAGCCATCTGGTACTTCAGGCCCGGCGGAAACTGCTTCGCCAGCCGGTCCAGTTCCTCTCGCACTCCCGCCGCTACCTCCAGCGCGTTGGCGTTGGAGAGCTGCATCACGCCCAGGCCCAGGGCCTCATGTCCGTTGTAGAAAAGGTTGGAGCCGTAGTTCTCCGCTCCCAACTCGGCGCGTCCCACATCGCGCACCTGCACCAGCGACCCGTCTTCGCCCCGCTTCAGGACGATGTCCTCGAATTCCCTCGGCTCCGTCAGCCTTCCCACGGCACGTACGCTGATCTGGAACTGCTGTCCCGGCACGGCCGGTGATTCTCCCACTTGCCCGGCCGCCACCTGCACGTTCTGTTCGCGCAGCGCCGCCACCACATCGCCCGCGGTGAGCTTGCGTTTAGCCAGTCGCAGCGGGTCCAGCCACAGGCGCATCGCGTACTTGCGCTCGCCGAAGATGATGACGTCGCCCACGCCCTTCACCCGCTTCAGCGGGTCGCGCACGTACACGTCCAGGTAGTTGCTGATGAACTGGCTGTCGTAGCGCCCGTCCTCGGAGTACACCCCTATGGCCAGCACGAACGACCCGGAGTTCTTGTAGATGCCGAGGCCGGTGGTCTGCACCTCCCCGGGCAGGCGTCCCAGCACGGTCGAGGCGCGGTTCTGCACGTCCACGGCGGCGATGTCCAGGTTGCGGTCCAGCGCGAACGTCGCCGTTACCGAGCTCGAGCCGTCGTTGCCGCTGCTCGAGCTCATGTACCGCATGCCCTCGGCGCCGTTGATGGCCTGCTCCAGCAGCGTGGTCACGCTGCTCTCCACCGCCTGGGCGTTGGCCCCGGTGTAGTTCGCGAACACACTCACCTGCGGCGGCGCCAGCACCGGAAACTGCGCCACCGGCAAGGTAGGGATGGCGGTCGCTCCCGCCAGGATGATCAGCAGCGAACAGACCGTCGCAAACACCGGCCGCCGTATGAAGAAATTAACGAACATGCCCTGCTTTCCCGCTCAGAATGAGGAAAAGGCGAGGACTACTCACGGGCCAACCTACTCCGCCTTTACCGGCGTCCCGTCCGCCAGCATTTGCACGCCGGTCACGATCACCTTCTCGCCCGGCTCGATCCCCTCCAGCACCACGTACCGGTTCCCCAGGATCTCTCCCAGTCGCATCGCTCTCTGCCGGGCTACGGTCTGCTTGCCATCGCTCTCCACCACGAACGCGAAGGTCTGTCCGGCCACGCGCTGCACTGCCGTGATGGGCAGCAGCACCCGTTCGCCCTCACTCCAGATCACCCGCGCTCGCACCACTTCATCGTTGCGGAAACGTCCCTGCGGATTGGGCACGCTGGCCTTGATCAGCAACAGTTGCGTGGCGTCGTCCACGCGCGGGGAAACGAACGTGGTCACGGTGCGTATCGCGGTCTGTTCCCCGGGCACCACGATCTCGACCGGCGTCCCTGTACGCACAGCGCCAGATTTTTCCGCCGGAACCGAGATATAGGCTTCGAGTTCGCCGCCTTCGTCGAGCGTGGTGAGTACGGTGTCGGTGTTCACGCGGTCGCCCACCCGCACCGGGATGTCGCCGATCGTTCCTGCCGACGGCGCCGTCACCGTGTAGTAGCGCAACTGCACCTTCTGTTCGCTCACCGACGCCTCGAGCGCGTCCACCTCCGCCTTGGAGGCGTCATAGGCCGTCTGGGCCTGGTCCAGTTCTTGCTTGCTGATCACTCCGGCGGCGAACAATTGCTTGCGCCGCTCCAGTTCTTGCCGGTTGTACTCCAGGGCCGCCCGGCGCGCCCGCTGGTTAGCTTCCTGCGCGGTAACCGTAGCCTCTTGCTTCCGCGGATCGATCTCCAGCAACGGCGCCCCGGCCGCCACCCGGTTCCCCGAGCGCACGAAGATGCGGGTGACCTGTCCCTCCACCTCCGGCTGGATCACGGACGACCGCCGCGACTTCAGCGTGGCGATGTACTCGGTGAAATCCGGCGCTCGCTCCCGCGTCGCCGTCTCCACTTTCACCGCGATGGCCTGCGGATCTGTTTCCGCGCCTCCTTGCGCTTTCTTGCTGCATCCGGTTATGGCCACCGCTACCACAGTCAGGACACACCATGACACGGTTGTCACCACGACCCGCGGTTGAAAGGAAGAGAACATCATGGCCGCCCTTATATGATTGCACCACGAATCCATATGGCGCGTCGAGGTGTTACCCACAGGATGTTTACCTGGACGGGATGGATTCCTTTATTTGCGGGATGTACCGGCTCCAGTGCCGCAACCGGGCCTTCTGCTAGTGGGAACATCGGACCCGGGCACTACCGGATCAGCTCTGGAATCGCATTCACCTTGCCCTCGGGGCCCATGGCGATGTAGCCGCCGTCCACCGCCACATCGGTTCCGGTAATGAAGGAAGCGCCGTCGGAGCAGAGAAAGAGCACGGCCTGCGCGACTTCCTCGGGGTTGCCCACCCGGCTCAGCGCGTGGAAGCGCCCGCCGACCTGGTCCGTGAGGGCGCGGTCGCCGTGGGTCCATTCGTTCATCAGCCGGCACCAGATCCATCCCGGGGAAACCGAGTTGACGCGGATCTTGTCGGCCGCCAGCTCGAGCGCCTGGGTCCGCGTCAGATGGATCATGGCCGCCTTGGTGACCGGATATACCGCGCGGCCGGGTTGCGCCACCTTGCCGCTGACGCTGCCGAAGTTGATGATCACGCCCCCACCGCGCTTCACCATGTGCGGCCGGCAAGCCTGCGCCATGACGATGCCCCCCAGCACGTTCACGTTGAACGCGTCCAGCCACTTCTCGCGGTTGGTCGCAAACCCCTCATCGGTATAGACACAGGCAAGGTTGATGAGGAAGTCCACGCCGCCGAATGTCTTCACGGTGCGCTCCACGCAGGCTGCGACTTGCTGATCATCGCGCAGGTCGGTCTGGACAAACAAAACGTCCTTGCCCAGCTCGGAGGCGGCAGCCTGGCCGCCCTTGGCGTCCACGTCCGCCACCGTCACCTTCGCTCCCTCGCCCACGAATCCTCGCACCACGCCCTGTCCCAGCAGCGTGGCCCCACCGGTAACGATCGCAACCTTGCCCTTGAGTCCTTGCATCTCTCGTGTCTCCCTCTTCCCTCGCAGCTTCAGGCCTGACGGGCCGGCACTGTCGCCGGCGCCTCTTTCTCCCAGAACCGTCGGCCGGGCGGCAGTGGCTCGGTGCCGGGATGTCCGGAACGCAGTCCCAGGGCTTGGCGCACCTGAGCGCCGGCAATGTTAACCCTTCCGCGGATGGCCGACCACATCCAGTGATGGCCGGTCAGCTTCTCGATCAGGGCGCGGACCTTGGCCATGTCGTGAAAGGCCTCTGTGATGTAGGCCGGGTCGTTAAAGTTCTCCACGAAGGCATTGGCGATGGTCTGGCAGCCGCGGGCGTCATCCAGTTCACCGCTGGAGCCGTACTGCGCGATCAGCAGCTCCTTGCCGGGATCGGTCAGCGGTTCCAGCAGCGTGTTGTTGAACATTTCGATAAAGCGGTGCCGCGCCCAGAACTTTTCAAAGGTGCTCTCCATCCAGGGCACGTCGAAGGGTTGATCCTGGCGTTCCAGAATGCACTGCACCAGGTTGCGCGCCATCTTGTTGCCGTTGTTCGCCCCTTGCCCGCCAATGGGATCCAAGGAATGGGCGGTGTCGCCGACGGAAATCACCGGCCGGCCCGAGGGAAGAACGCCCACGACTTTCCGCACCTCGGGAACGAAACTGCCCACCAGCCAGGCGTTTTCGTCCGCCAGTTCGGCGTTCTTGATCCACTCCGCATCCCAGGGCACCATCTCCCGCGTCACCTTCTTGGCGATGTCCAGAGCGTCCTGTCCGCTCTTCGCGCCGCGGAACTGGTCCATGGGACTGCCTTCCTTGGCTTCGAACACGCAGCTCCAGGCTTGGCTGCCGCCCTTGTGATACCAGGGAACCCAGAAGCACTCGCCGTAACGTCCGAAGAAGTTGAACTTCACCGGCAGGAACGGGCAGTAGTCCATGTGCATGGCAACGTTCACGACGTTGATCATGGCAAGAAACCGCGGCGGCTTCTTATACGTGCTGCGGCCATCATCGCGTGGAAACAGCTTCACCACCGGGCCGCGGCCTGCCGCCACAATCGTCAGATCATGCGCCGCGGCGATTTCCTCCAGGCGCGGGATGGTGACCTCCTCAGTGGTGATCTTCCCCCCGATCTTTTCCAGGTCCTGCATCCAGCGGGCGCTCTGCAGGCGCAGATCGATAGCCAGGAAGGGTCGTGATAGCCGCCCCATCAGGGTGAGCAGAACGTTGCCCAGCGCTCCCGGCACGAACGTGAGGTGCACGCCCTCGCCCTTGGGCGCCAGGTGGTCCCAATGATTCAGGCCCAGTTCGCGTTCCCAGTCCAGTGACATATCGAATCGCGCGGCCGTGCCCGTGGGCCGGCTGCGATTCAGAAAGTCTTCCGGCGTCTTGTCGGAAAAAAGCGTGACCTCATAGCCGTGGCGCCGCAGGTCATGCGCAATCAGCAGGCCTGCCTGTCCCGCTCCGACGATGGCCACTCTCCTCATCGGCCCTGCGGCTCACCTCCCATCAACTCGATCACATCGCCGATCACCTTCAGGTAGTCGGGAAATGAAAAGGGCGGCAGTTCCACGCCCTCCGGAAAGTGCCCCTGGAAAAGCGGGAAGTACACGTCCGGCGGAGAAGGATTCAGCACCACGGTCGTGGCGCCGGCGGCGCGATAGTCGGCAATACGCTTGCGCACCTGTTCCGCCGTGCCGGCGAGCGTGAACGCGGCCGCCATCTCGTCGCTCACCAGGCGCAGCGCCCCCTTCAAGTCTCCGCGCGCCACCAGATCCTGGATCTGGCGGACCTCGCTGCCAAAACCGGCTTGCGCGAAGCTTTCAGCGTAGAAACGCGACGAGCCGCTGGCGGTGGCGAACATCAAGACCTGTCCTTTGATCTGCTCCAAGGCGCGGCCGTCCCGGCCGACGATGGCGGGAAGCCCGCAGGCAATGTCGAAACCGTCAAGCGACCGTCCAGCGCGCTCGGCGCCGGCGCTGATATTCGGCAGTACGACCTTGCCCAGGTACGGCAGCGAATAGAAGTAGCCCAGGATGCCATCCGCCACTTCGCCCGCCAGATGCGCCATCTTGGGTCCGATGGCCGCCAGGTAGATCGGAATCGGCGGGCTGGGAGGAGGCACCTGAAGCTGGAAATTCCTGACGCGAAACACCTCGCCTTCGTAGGTGACACATTCTCCCGCGAGGATGCGCCGCAGGATGGTCACATACTCGCGCATGGCCGTGAGCGTCTTGGCGTAGCGGGCGCCATGCCAGTCTTCGACATAAGAGCGGGCTTGCAATCCCAGTCCCAGGATCATGCGTCCCGGGCAAAGTTGACTCAAGCTCACGGCGCTTAGCGCCATGGCCACCGGAGACCGGCTCCATATGCCGACCACGCCGGTCGCCAGCCTCAGCCGTTCGGTCTCCAGCGCAGCCGCAGCCGCCGGTATGAAGGCGTCGCCGAAGGTGATTTCCGGGAACCATGCGGTCTGCCAGCCACACTCATCGGCGCGGCGGGCGAAACGGCGGACCTCCGCCAGCGGCAGGGCCTCCAGGAAGACTCCCAGTCTGTTCGATCCCACGTGCAGTCGTCTCCCTCAGTCCGGAATGTCGGGATGCCGAGTCGCCAAGCGATACCGGCCGGAGTGGAACACCAGCGGCTCGCCTTCCTGGTACTTGTAGTCTTCCACTTCCCCGAGAAGGATCACGTGGTCGCCGCCGTCGTATTGCCGCACCTTGCGGCACACGAACCAGGCGACGGCGCCGTTGAGCAGCGGGCAGCCGGCTCTGCCTTCCGTGCACTCCACGCCCGCGAACTTGTCCGCCATCGGGGTGGAAAACTGGCGGGAAAGATGGTGTTGCCGCGACTCGAGCACGTTCACCGCGAAGTGACTCGCGCTGCAGAAATCCTGGAAGCTGCCCGCGTTGCGTGCCAGGCTCCACAAAATCAGTGGCGGATCGAGTGAGACCGATGAGAACGAGTTCACCGTGACTCCCACTCGCCGTCCGTCCGATGTGCCTGCCGTTACCACCGTGACTCCGGTGGCAAACTGGCCCAACGCGCGCCGAAAATCGCGGCGATCGAACCGGTCTGCCACCGCTTTGGCTTCCTGCTGGATCAACTTTTCCGCTTCCGCCGCCTCCATGAACCAGGGAAAGAAGGTGCGGGGATCGTCGAAGCCGTTCACGAAGGCCCGGGCGACGGCGGTGATCTTGCCGCATGCTTCCAGGATCTTCATCACGTGCGCCGGCGGGTTCAGCATCAGGTTGGTCCACTCCGTGACCCACTTCGCATATCCCGTCCAGTAGCGATCGAAGGTCTGCTGCATCCACTCCGGATCGGCCGCCCGGTCGCCGCGCTCCAGAATGCTTTCCAGGTACGATTCCGCGCACTTGGCCGCGTTGTTCGACCCCTGCCCGGTGATGGGATCGTTGAGCACCACGGTGTCCGCCATGCCCAGGACGTGCTGCCCCGAAGGCAGCCTGGCCAACGGCTTCCGCACCACCGGGGTCAAGCGCCCGGTGAGAACGCCGTTGGCGTCGGTCAGTTCGACTTCCCGGCAGCGCTCCGCTTCCCAGGGCAGCCAGCGCTCCAGGATCTGTTTGCTGCGGGCCAGGTGTTCGCCGGGTGTCTTCACGTCCTGCCAGCAGTCCATGGGCCCGCCCACCACGCCTTCGAACGTCATGATTTCGCAGGGACCGCTGGTGGTGAGCGCGGGAAACGCGAAGTACTCGCCCACCTGCGGAATCAGGTTGAAAGAAACCAGGCTGAAGGGCTGGCGCGGCGCCATGTTGCGCACGTAGGTGAGCGCCAGGGCACGCTGCGGTTTTTCGAAGCACGAGCGTTCGGCATCGCGCTCGAAAAGCTGCCCGATGGCGCCCTTCCCTGCCGCCACGATCACCAGGTCGTGGGTGCGTGCGCACCGCTCCAGGTCGTCCAGGTCGGCTTCCTTGATGCGCAGTTCGCCGCCGCGCCGCTCGAACTCCGTGATCCAGCGCGCCACTTTCAGACGCAGGTCCACCGACTGCGCAGGATCATCCAGTTGGGTGGCCCAATCGACCACTTTGCCGCCCACGCCATCCGGCACGGCGAAGCCCATGCCCTCCACGCGGGGGCAGTCCGCTTCCCAGAAGTTCAGGCCCAGTGCTCGCTCCGCCTCCAGCGCCGAGTCGAACATGCACTGGCTGGACATCACCGGTCCATCGTGAATCTCCTCCGCCGAGCGGCCCGCGTAGATGGTTACCTCATAGCCGCCGGCCAGCAGGCCCAGCCCAAGTTGTAGTCCCGACTGGCCGGCTCCAATGATGGCGATACGCTTCATTCCACCCGGTTCCCCAACGCGGAAAGCAAACTATCACGCAGGTTGGTGACGAACAAGGGAGCCGGACTGTAAAGAGATGAAAACGGCGCAACTCTCGGGTATATTTGGCTCCCCATCGAACGGATTCCGCGCCCGTCCCTACATGCAGGATCGCCGGACCCGTGGGCCGCACTTCAGGAAGCGAGGGAGACAGCGCTCCATGAGAAAGATCGCGATTGTCGGAGCCGGACAATCCGGCCTGCAGTTGGCGCTAGGGCTGCAGCAGCAGGGTTACGGCGTCACCGTCGTCTCCAACCGCACGCCCGAGCAGATTCGCGCCGGCCGGGTCACATCCAGCCAGTTCATGTTCCACGACTCCTTGCAGAACGAGCGCGACCTCGGCATCAACCTCTGGGAGAAGCAGTGTCCCATCACCGAAGGCATCGCCTTCTCCATCCCTGCTCCCGATGGCAGCCGCGCTCTCTTCTGGGAGGCCCGGCTCGACCACTACGGCCAGTCCATCGATCAGCGCGTGAAGTTCTCGGGTTGGATGGCGGAGTTTGCTCGCCGCGGCGGCAAGCTGGTGATCGAGGACGCCGGTCCGGAGCACCTGGAGCAGTACGCCCACACCCACGACCTCGTCCTGGTCGCTTCCGGCAAGGGAGAAATCGCCCGCCTGTTCGAGCGCGACGCCTCCCGCTCTCCCTACTCCACTCCCATGCGCGCCCTCGCGCTCACCTACGTCACCAACATGGTGCCCCGCGAGCCCTACCCCGCGGTGGCCTTCAGCCTCATGCCCGGCGTGGGCGAATACTTTGTTTTCCCCGCCCTCACCCTCAGCGGCCCCTGCGAGATCATGGTGTTTGAAGGCGTGGTCGGCGGGCCCATGGACTGCTGGCAGGATGTGAAAACGCCCCAGCAGCACCTGGCCCGCAGCAAGGAGATCCTCGCCAAGTTCCTGCCCTGGGAAGCCGCGCGCTGCCACAACATTCAACTCACCGACGACATGGGCATCCTGACCGGCCGCTTCGCCCCCACCGTCCGCAAGCCTGTCTGCAAGCTGCCGTCCGGCGCCGTGGTCCTGGGTATGGCGGATGTAGTGGTGCTCAACGATCCCATCACCGGCCAGGGCTCGAACACTGCCAGCAAGGCGGCGAAGGTGTACATGGACCGCATCCTGGAGCGCGGCTCGAAGCCCTTCGATGCCGCCTGGATGCAAGGCACCTTCGATGCCTTCTGGAGCTACGCCCAGTGGGTGGTGCGTTGGACCAACTCGTTATTGGTGCCACCTGAGCCCCAGATCCTGCAGCTCATGGGCGCCGCCAGCCAGATTCCGGCGCTCGCCAGCCGGATCGCGAATGGATTTAACAACCCGCCGGACTACAGCCCTTGGTGGTTCGGCACCGCAGAGGCCGAATCCCTGATTCAGCGCCTGCAGAAGGAGGCGTCGGTCGCCTAGGTACGCTGCCGAGTTGACAGCGGCCGCCCCCGGGTATGGAATGAGCATCTCCAGGATCGCTCACACTTCAGGGAAGGATTTTTTCTGGACCCGGGCAACATACTCAACGCCATCATGAACCAGGAGGTGCACCATGGTTGAGCAATATATGGCTCTGGCTTTGCAGCCCACCATGCGCGGCTGCCGCAAGCGTTCCGAAGTCATCACCAACCTCAAGCACATCGGCGAACTCATCGACGCCTCGGTGTGGCTCAGCGCCATCGATCTCCCCGTGCGCTTGATCACCATCCCCGAGGGCTCTCTGCAAGGCTTCACCGATGAGGTCTTCGACTGGGACCATCGCAAATACGTGCAGGAGATGGCGCTCGATATCCCCGGTGACGAAACCGAGTTCCTGGGTCGCAAGGCGCGTCAGCACAACGCCTTTGTCATCGCCCAGGCCAAGGTGAAGCACCCCGAGTTTCCCGAGCGTTTCTTCAACTGCGCCTTCATCATCGACCCCAGCGGCAACGTGATCCACCGGCACTACAAGCTGCAGGTGTTCGCGCGCGAGCACTCCACCGTCCCCCACGACGTGTGGGATCGCTGGGTGGAACTCTATGGCGAGAACCTGGACGCCTTCTACCCGGTTTGCGATACCGAGATCGGCCGCATCGGCACCATCATCTGCATGGAGGGCTCCTATCCGGAAACGGCCCGCGGCCTGGCCATGAACGGTGCCGAGATCATCTACCGGCCCAGCTACCCTGAGCCTTACGTAGCCAACGGCTTGTGGGAGATCCAAAACCGTGCCCGCGCCTTGGACAACACCTGCTATGTGATCGCTCCCAACGTCGCCTGTTACTACCTGACGCAGGAGTCGGAAACCGCCATCGACACCTTCGGCGGCGCGTCCATGATCGTCGACTACCAGGGACGCATGGTTTCCGAACACAAGTACGGTTCGGGTTCCTCCTACGCCGGAGGCATCATCGACATCGAAGCTCTGCGCCAGTACCGCACGCGCTCCCTGTGGGGCAACTGGATGAAGGACCTGCGCACGGAACAGTACCGGTTGATCTATGACCGGCCCATCTACCCCAAGAACCTGTGCCTGGAGGAACCTCCCCGCCGGCACGAGCAGAACGACGCCATCGTTCGCGCCCAGATCGAGTCGATGATTGACCGCGATATCTTCCGGCGCGCGGGCACGAAGAAGGGCGAAGCGAAAGAGCGGCCCGCCGAAAAAGTGCTCGCCGATTGAGGCCGCACGAACGTGCGATCGGGCGCGGTCCTTTTAGGGGACCGCGCTCGTCGCTTGTTGTGGTTCAAACCCGGAGGGAACAATGAAGCCCCAGCAAAAGGTCCTGGGTGGTCGAGACGTGGTCAAGGTGGCCGTCGTGCAGACTCCACCGGTCTACCTCGACCGTGAGCGCAGCGTGGAACGCGCCTGCCAGAAGATTGCGCAAGCCGCCGAGCACGGGGCGGAACTCATCGTCTTCACCGAGACCTGGCTGGCCGGCTACCCCTATTGGGGCGAGGGTTGGGAGTCGAAGCTCAATGACTGGGTGCCGGTGCGCATCCGCTTCTATGACAACGCCCTGCTGATTCCCAGCGAAGACACCGAACGCCTCGGCGAGGCGGCCGCCAAGGCCAACGCGTACGTCGTGATCGGCTGCAATGAGATGGATCCACGCCGCGGCGTGCACACCATCTACAACACTCTGCTTTTTCTCGATCGCTCCGGGAAGGTCCTCGGACGCCATCGCAAGACCATGCCCACCTTCGTCGAGCGAGCGGTGTGGGGCAACGGGGACGGCAGCGACCTGGTCACCTATGACACCGACATCGGCCGTATCGGCGGCCTCATCTGTGGCGAGCATCTCATGACCCTCATCCGCGCCCGCATGATCGAACAGGGCGAGGACTTCCACATCGCCGTCTTTCCGGGAGCTTTCGCGCTCCACTGCGGGCCCAAGTTGGAAGAGGCCGATGTCCAGGGCCAGTTCTTCTGGGGCCACACCCAGACGCGCGCCCATGCCCTGGAAGCGGGCGCGTTCGTGCTTTCCGCCTGCGGATACATCACCCAGGACGATATCCCGGCAGACTTCCCCCTGCGGGATACCATCAATGTGGACTACGCCCAGGGCGGCAGCCAGA
Coding sequences:
- a CDS encoding archease → MQPYEEVEHTADWAFRIRGGTLADLFVNAARVVCWPRGAAPEFEPTVSHEVSVEGVDRETLLVNWLNELLYLQETECEAYNRFKVIEIFDTRLRARVEGRARQASDVNPIKAVTFHELRITESKDGFEVTVVVDV
- a CDS encoding multidrug efflux RND transporter permease subunit, with translation MFVNFFIRRPVFATVCSLLIILAGATAIPTLPVAQFPVLAPPQVSVFANYTGANAQAVESSVTTLLEQAINGAEGMRYMSSSSGNDGSSSVTATFALDRNLDIAAVDVQNRASTVLGRLPGEVQTTGLGIYKNSGSFVLAIGVYSEDGRYDSQFISNYLDVYVRDPLKRVKGVGDVIIFGERKYAMRLWLDPLRLAKRKLTAGDVVAALREQNVQVAAGQVGESPAVPGQQFQISVRAVGRLTEPREFEDIVLKRGEDGSLVQVRDVGRAELGAENYGSNLFYNGHEALGLGVMQLSNANALEVAAGVREELDRLAKQFPPGLKYQMAFDTTAAVGESIREVLKTLLEAVVIVILVIFLFLQTWRSTLIPAVTIPVSLIGTFAFAKLFGFSINTLTLFGITLATGLVVDDAIVVIENVERHIQEGMADARRATQVAMGEVTGAVIATSLVLVAVFVPVGFFPGTTGRLYQQFALTIAFSIALSAFNALTLSPALAALLLRRYHGSRNPLLHAFNSGLARATEAYSNLIPVLERKRALVVVVFLIGLAAAYGVYQAVPTSFVPDEDQGWFMVLVQAPEGASLEYTTAVSHQASKVLLQNPDVTGVFSVPGWSFSGAAPNRAMIFMNMKDIEERKGEGHSLGEVVNAVRGPLAGIREASVVPFGPPAIEGLGAYGGFQFQLQQTGAGTMEEMENALRGLIRKASTRPELQGLFTTFSARDPQFLVEIDRERAKSLGVPFTEITSALQVYMGSQYVNDFDFNNRSYRVYVQADKQFRSQPRDLRQFYVRAETGQMVPLDSLVTVKETTTASIVSHYNLFRTAEINGSAAPGYSSGQAIAAMEEVARESLPSGYSYEWTGLALEEIESGGQSLLLFALGLLVVYLTLSAQYESFVLPFIILLSVPMAILGALGAQWMRGLQNDVYCQVGLVMLIGLASKNAILIVEFAEQLQARGVPLMEAAAGAARLRLRPILMTSVATIMGVMPLVFASGAGSAGRHSVGTTVAGGMIVSTFLNLFIIPVLYVIVRAWLPVRHAHAGAVAETAD
- a CDS encoding efflux RND transporter periplasmic adaptor subunit, with the protein product MMFSSFQPRVVVTTVSWCVLTVVAVAITGCSKKAQGGAETDPQAIAVKVETATRERAPDFTEYIATLKSRRSSVIQPEVEGQVTRIFVRSGNRVAAGAPLLEIDPRKQEATVTAQEANQRARRAALEYNRQELERRKQLFAAGVISKQELDQAQTAYDASKAEVDALEASVSEQKVQLRYYTVTAPSAGTIGDIPVRVGDRVNTDTVLTTLDEGGELEAYISVPAEKSGAVRTGTPVEIVVPGEQTAIRTVTTFVSPRVDDATQLLLIKASVPNPQGRFRNDEVVRARVIWSEGERVLLPITAVQRVAGQTFAFVVESDGKQTVARQRAMRLGEILGNRYVVLEGIEPGEKVIVTGVQMLADGTPVKAE
- a CDS encoding SDR family oxidoreductase; translated protein: MQGLKGKVAIVTGGATLLGQGVVRGFVGEGAKVTVADVDAKGGQAAASELGKDVLFVQTDLRDDQQVAACVERTVKTFGGVDFLINLACVYTDEGFATNREKWLDAFNVNVLGGIVMAQACRPHMVKRGGGVIINFGSVSGKVAQPGRAVYPVTKAAMIHLTRTQALELAADKIRVNSVSPGWIWCRLMNEWTHGDRALTDQVGGRFHALSRVGNPEEVAQAVLFLCSDGASFITGTDVAVDGGYIAMGPEGKVNAIPELIR